The sequence GAGGAAAGACAAAAGATGGAAGACAAAAGAGAAAAGATGAAAGACAAAGGATAAAAGAGAAAAGATACCTGCCTGCGTGACTCAGTCAGGCAGGAAAGAGAAAAGATAAAAGAGGAAAGACAAAAGAGAAAAGATACCTGCCTGCGTGACTCAGTCAGGCAGGAAAGAGAAAAGATGAAAGATGAAAGATGGAAGGGGGCATGACTGTTTGAACAGTTATCTGTCTAAAAAAGAGCTGTTTTCCTGTCTTATTGACAGCCTGTGTCATGTTATTTGCCTCTATTTCTGACAATTTGTACTTCAAATTAAAAACTTTTGGCTTGGCACAGAACTTGAATATTAGGAATCGAGTTTAAAAACTGAATTAAAATTTAATATTATATAAAATGAGTAAAATAATTGGAATTGACTTAGGTACTACCAACTCTTGTGTTTCTGTGATGGAAGGAAACGATCCGGTAGTAATCGCAAATGCTGAAGGAAAGAGAACTACGCCATCTATCGTAGCTTTTGTTGAAGGTGGGGAGAGAAAAGTTGGTGATCCTGCAAAACGTCAGGCTGTTACAAACCCACATAAAACTATTTATTCTATTAAACGTTTTATGGGTGACAAGTTCTCGGAAGTTCCAAACGAAGTTTCAAGAGTTCCTTATAAAGTAGTTAAAGGAGATAACGACACACCACGTGTTGATATTGATGGTCGTATGTATACTCCACAGGAGATTTCGGCAATGATTCTTCAGAAAATGAAGAAAACTGCTGAGGATTATTTAGGTCAGGAAGTTACAGAAGCTGTAGTTACGGTTCCTGCTTATTTCAATGACTCTCAGCGTCAGGCTACAAAAGAGGCCGGAGAGATTGCAGGGCTTAAAGTTCGTCGTATTATAAACGAACCAACTGCTGCTGCATTGGCTTACGGATTAGATAAAGCACACGAAGATAAAAAGATCGCTGTTTATGATTTAGGTGGTGGTACATTTGATATTTCTATTCTTGAATTAGGAGATGGTGTATTTGAAGTGCTTTCTACAAACGGAGATACTCACTTAGGAGGAGATGATTTTGATGATCATATTATTGATTGGTTAGCTGATGAGTTTAACAGTGCTGAAGGTATTGATTTAAGACAAGATCCAATGGCTCACCAGCGTTTGAAAGAGGCTGCTGAAAAAGCTAAAATTGAGCTTTCTTCATCTACTCAGACTGAGATTAACCTGCCATACATTACGGCAACAGCATCAGGTCCAAAGCACCTTGTTAAAACTTTAACACGTGCTCAGTTCGAACAACTTACTCACGATTTGGTTAAGCGTTCAATGGATCCATGTAAAGCAGCACTTAAGGATGCAGGTCTTTCTGCTTCTGATGTTGATGAGGTAATTTTAGTTGGTGGTTCTACACGTATGCCAAAAATTCAGGAAGAAGTTGAGAAGTTCTTCGGAAAAGCTCCATCGAAAGGAGTAAACCCTGATGAGGTTGTAGCAATTGGTGCTGCAATTCAGGGAGGTGTACTTACTGGAGATGTTAAAGATGTATTGCTTCTTGATGTAACTCCACTTTCTTTAGGTATTGAAACAATGGGAGGTGTATTTACTAAATTGATCGATGCCAATACAACTATTCCAACTAAAAAGTCAGAGACATTCTCTACTGCAGCTGATAATCAACCATCTGTTGAGATTCACGTATTGCAGGGAGAGCGCCAGATGGCTTCAGGAAACAAGACTATTGGTCGTTTCCACTTAGATGGAATTCCACCATCGCCAAGAGGAGTACCTCAGATTGAAGTTACTTTCGATATTGACGCAAATGGTATTATCCACGTTGTGGCAACAGATAAGGCAACAGGTAAGAAACAAGATATTCGTATAGAGGCTTCATCAGGGTTATCTGACGAAGATATCCAAAAAATGAAAGCTGATGCTGAAGCTCACGCTGATGAAGATGCAAAAGCTAAGGAAAAAGCTGATAAACTGAATCAGGCTGATTCTACAGTTTTCCAAACTGAGAAAATGCTTAAAGAGAGTGGAGATAAACTTTCTGATGATCAGAAAAAGCCAATCGAAGATGCTTTGGCTGAGTTGAAAGCTGCTCACTCTGCACAGGATTTAGATGCTATTGATGCTTCTTTGGAAAAACTTCAAAAAGCTTCTGAAGCTCTTTATCAGGCTGCTGCACAGGCTCAACAGGAAGGTGGTGCTCAGCAACCGGGACCTGATGCAGGTGCAGGTGCAGGTGCAGGTGCTCAACAAGAAGGAGGAGCTGACGATGTTCAGGATGTAGACTTCGAAGAAGTTAAGTAATAATTCATTCCGATGACTTTAAGTCATCGGATGAATAGATTTTTTTATATAGCGAGGGCTCCACTCAAAGTGGAGCCCTCGTTTTTGTTAGGAGTATATTTTTTATGTAAAAAAATCTTATCTTTAAGATAGCAACCAACTTATACCCAAAGTTATGAGCAATTACCGTAATAACAGTTCAATAAAAAACTGGGCAGAAGATGACCGCCCGCGTGAAAAATTCATATTAAAAGGAAGAAGTGTCCTGTCGGATGCTGAGTTATTGGCTATTCAATTAGGAAGCGGAAGCAGATACGAATCGGCTTTAGATCTGGCAAAGAGAATACTGGCAAGTGTGAGTGGAAGTTATACAAAGCTCGCAAGGTTGAGTGTTGAGGAACTAGTGAATTTCAACGGGGTAGGAGAGGCGAAGGCAATTAATATACTTTCGGCTCTTGAAATAGGCAGGAGACGAAAGTTTTCGGCTGATGAAGATAGTCTTATTATTAGCAGCAGTAAGAAGATCTTCGACCTTTTTAGTTATCAGTTACGGGATGTTGAACATGAGGAGTTTTGGTGTTTGTTTTTGAGTAACAGTAATAAGATTTTGCGAAAGGAGAACATAAGTAAGGGTGGCTTGACATCAACAGTTGTAGATGTCAGGTTAATTTTGAAGAGAGCGGTATTACTTTCGGCAACTTCGATGATATTAGTACACAATCACCCTTCGGGAAGTATTAAGCCCTCACAGGCAGATATCAGCTTAACAAAAAAAATTAAAGAAGCTTCTGATATTTTGGATATTAGTTTGCTGGATCATTTAATTATGGGAGATGATAAATATTTTAGTTTCGCCGATGAAAATATGTTGTAAGTGAAAATTGAAATTTAATAAACAAAGGGTTCAACTTAAAAGAAAGTTAAACCCTGATATTTTAAACTTATGCACTTTATAGGATAGTTTTCCTATAAAGTTTTGTTATTAATGCTCTCCAAATAAATAATTCAACCAACTTTTGGTTCTTAATAAAACTTTCCTCATTATTTTAACCGGCTCCATATATTCGGAATATATAGCCATTTGGGCTTTTGCACCACCGGGAATAAAGTATTCGGAAGTGTCATCAGTAAGTTCAATTACGTATGGTATAGATCCCTGAATATGAATTGCCTGAGTATCGAAGTTATTAAGAGTACCAAATGCCTGTAACTCACCCTGAGAAATCACCTCACCGATTCTAACAACCTCACCTGTAAATACTCTTCCGGGAATAGCATCAAAAATGACTTCGGCTTCATCTCCAATTTTTAGCCTTTGAGCCGGATTTTGTGGAAAGGCTCCAACAACAAATCTTTCATTATGTGCAAACGACATTAATGGCCGTAAAGGAAACTCTACCGAACGCATACCGGGACGTACCCTAATTTGAGATACCAGTCCGTCTGTAGGCGCTTTTATTACGCATTGACTTACTTTCCAAAGAGCTTCTTCAAGTTGTGCATTTAGTTGTCTTATTTCTGCAGAGTAAAGATCTACATCGTAAGCACTACCCGCTTTTGCTCTTAATAAACGTTTCGATTGTTGCAGGCGTGTGTTTGCCAGGCTTAACCGTGCTTTTAAATCTTTTACTTTGGTTGCAAAAACTGTGGAGTCGAGAGTATAAAGTGTATCTCCTTTTTTTACATAAGATTGTTCTTTAACTTTTACATCTGTTACCTGGCTTGTTACGTTCGAAATTATTGGAGTCGTCACAAAGTAAACACGTGCATTAGAAGTATAGGGGTGATTGTAATTCATCATGACAACCATTGATCCTAACATAGCGAATCCGCCCAAAATTGCAGTTGTAACCGTCCATTTGTTGACACTTACTTTAAAGACCTTGAAAATCAACCAAACAATTCCACTATATGTTAATAAAATAATCGTTTCCATTCTTTTCTATTTATCAGTTGATTTAATTTGTGCGGCCAGAGATTTCATTTCTTTTTTTAGGATAGCTACTTCCTGAGTCAACTCCTCGATTTCCCCCCTCTTGTCTTTTATTTCTTCTATATCTGCATCTTCATCCGAATCACTATAGTCATTGGCATCCGGTGTAAATAAATATGCCCATATCCAGAGTAAGGGCCAAATGGCATGCATAAAGATCAGACTTATCCAACCGGCCATATGAATGGCTTCGAGGTGTGGATGTTTTCGTTTTTTTGCAATGTTGTAAGGTATATCATGAATATAAATTATCAAATATACTCCACCTATAAACAGGAAAATTAATATGCCTAAGGCAAAACCGTTTAATACATCCATCTTATTAATAATTTATTTAAAAGTTAATATTCTGTTATATCACCGCCAAGAGCTAAATAAAGTTTAACTCTTTGTTTGTATATGTCCTGAGTGTTTTTAATTAAATCAAATTCAGCAACGAGTAGTCTTGATTGTAGGTAAAGAGTGTTTATTATATCAATTTTACCTTCTTCAAATTGAGTGACAACAACATCGTAAGCATTCCTGGATTCTTCGACATATTTTTCGGTATATTTTCTTCGTTCGAATAAGATATATTCTGAATCCATAGAGCTTTCAACCTCTTTCAGTGCATTTATTATACTTAATCCATAGAGAGATACACTTGCCTTTTGGGTTGCAGTTGCTTTTCTGATATTTGCTTCTATTAAACCTCCGTTTAGTATTGGCCCAAGCAATGATGCTCCTGTTCCAAGTACCAGGGTGCTTGCACTTGAAATACCCGGAGTTGCAGTAAGAACCAAATTGGGGTATTTAGCAAGTTTTGCCTGTTCGGTCATATAGAAGGCACTTCTTACTTGTGATTCGTTCATTAGTATATCAGGGCGCCGCCTTATTAAGCTAATTGGATCGCTGATCGATTTTATCGGAATTAAGTCGTTGCTAAGCCAGTTTATATCCAAATTTCCCTCCGGATAGCGACCTAAAATTGCTTCCAGTTCTCGAGTTTGAATCTGTAGTGAATTTTTTAATTCCTCAATGATTGACTTTATGGAGTTGTATTGAGCTTCAGCCAGATATACATCTTTTATATCGCTGATACCCACATCCTGTTTTACTTTTAGAATTTCTACTAAATTATGATTTAGTTTTATGTAGTCATTTCCAACCTTAATAGCCTTTTTTGTAGTAGATATATCGAAATAGAGGTTACATATATTTCCTGCAATAGATTGTCTGGTGTAGCTATAGTTTTTTATCTGGGCAATAACGGCTTCATTTGCAGCTAAAACACCTGCTTTTATCCGTCCCCATAAATCTGCTTCCCAACGAATTGGTGCATATAGCCCCACGTTGTATTGGCTATCTCCATTTACGACAGTAGATCCTGTATACGCAACATTGTAATCGATAAATAGACTTCTTCCTGCTTTTGCTATATCTACGTTAGCTGATTTGATATCAATATTTGCCAGTTGATATCTTATAGAGGGATTAACAGTATCTAATGCTTCATTTATGAGAGAATTTAGAATAGTGTCGTTAAAAACTTTGTACCAATCTTCTTTTACATCAGTTGTATCTTTTTTTACGGCAGTCCATTCTGTTGGAATTTCAAAATCAGTAGGTAAACTTTCTTCTGCTAAATCCTGAGTGGCCGGTGGGTCTTTATACATCACACAGTTTGAAAGAGATATAAGAGCTAAACCAACAAATAATTTAATGATGTATTTTTTCATTCCATTTGATTGTTTAAAAGATACTTTAAAAAGAAAAATGTTAAAACTAACGGCCTCCTAACAAATATAACGATATTTTAAAATTCCGACAAGGAATATTCTTTCTATTGACTTTATAACTATCAGATTGTCAGTATTTTGAAGTTAAAGGGTTAGAGGTGTACTTAGTTGGGGTTAGGTTATTGATTATGGGAAAAGACACGAAAAATATAAAACATATAAGGTAATACGAATCATTCTGCCAATCAATTCATATATTTATCATGAATTTCCAAAGTCATTAATTTTGTCATATAAGCAATGCTATTAATCTATACCCATAAGATCACTCCAAGAATAAGATATATATTCAAACAAATTTTTCAAGGTTTTTTAGATGTAGAAGTTGGTTTTACATCAGGGGTAGATGAGTTTATAGCTCATAAAGGTGCTAAGATTTCGTATTCTCGAAAACCATTGGGGAATGAGTTGTTTTTCCAGAGTCATAAAATATTATTTGACCAGGGATTAAATGATATGGATATAGTTGTGACAAAATGGGATGATGTTCCGATATTTTTTCAGGTTGGAGAAAAATCAGCAATGCCTTTTGATATTTTTGGAGCGAGTTTTTATTTGTTAACCAGATTCGAAGAATATTTGCCACATATCCGCGATAATCATAACAGGTTTTCTTCTGTAGAAAGTGTTGCTTATAAAAATGGATTTATTAAAACCCCTGTTGTTGACATATGGGTAAATCGCTTATATGAAATTCTGGCAGAGAGGTTTGACTTAAAGGAAGGTAATACCAAAAAATTCAGGTTTGAATCAACAATTGATGTTGGACAGGCATATAAGTACAAAATGAAAGGTTTGATTAGGGGAGTTTCAAGCACCTTAGCAGATCTGTCATTACTTAGATTTACGAAATTATATGATAGGGCTTTAAGTGTAGCCAATTTACGGAAAGATCCATTCGATAGTTTTAGCTTCCTTATAAGGTTACAGAAGAAATATAAAATGAGGATGAGGTATTTCTTCTTACTCGCAAATTATACAAGGTACGACAGGAATATTTCATATCACAGGGCTGATTTCAGGTCATTAATTAAATCGGTAGGAGATAGGGCATATATTGGTTTTCATCCAAGTTATTATTCAAATATTGAACCTAAAAAATTTAAGATAGAGAAAGAGAGGTTAGAGGATATTATAAATTATAAAGCAAATGGGTCCAGACAACATTATATTAAGCTTCAGTTGCCCGAAACTTACCGGAATTTATTAGACAACGAGATCAATAATGATTATTCCATGGGCTTTGCTGATAATATTGGTTTTAGGGCATCAACATCTGAATCGTTCTATTTTTATGATTTGGATTTGGAGCTTCAAACCCCGTTAAAGGTCCACCCTTATGCTGTTAGTGATTATGCAATGAAGAATGAGCTTAAACTTTCGAAAGAGGAGGCAATAAATGAAATTTCCAGGATTATAGCTTTTGCCAAAATAACAAATGGCAAGTTTGTCAGTCTGTTTCACAATGACAGTTTAGGCAGGGATGAAGAATGGGAAGGTTGGCGAAATGTGTATTCCGAAATGGTTAAACTGGCGATGTCGGATAATTAGGATTTTATATCCATATTATTTAATTCTGATTCTATTATTTCTTCAATCAAAAACTTTACTTCAGGATTTTGAATAGATATTCCATTTAGCTCATCTTTAATTTCCTGTGTTTTTATTGAGTAATATTTGTTTTCTTTTTTATATCCAAAATATATATTGATATCGGGATGAGATGAAAAGAGCATAGAAATTACCGATGCTATATTTCCGAGAACGGGTCTGTCAATATGCGAAAGTTGAAATTGGGCTTTTACTACCGTACCTAAATT comes from Bacteroidota bacterium and encodes:
- the dnaK gene encoding molecular chaperone DnaK is translated as MSKIIGIDLGTTNSCVSVMEGNDPVVIANAEGKRTTPSIVAFVEGGERKVGDPAKRQAVTNPHKTIYSIKRFMGDKFSEVPNEVSRVPYKVVKGDNDTPRVDIDGRMYTPQEISAMILQKMKKTAEDYLGQEVTEAVVTVPAYFNDSQRQATKEAGEIAGLKVRRIINEPTAAALAYGLDKAHEDKKIAVYDLGGGTFDISILELGDGVFEVLSTNGDTHLGGDDFDDHIIDWLADEFNSAEGIDLRQDPMAHQRLKEAAEKAKIELSSSTQTEINLPYITATASGPKHLVKTLTRAQFEQLTHDLVKRSMDPCKAALKDAGLSASDVDEVILVGGSTRMPKIQEEVEKFFGKAPSKGVNPDEVVAIGAAIQGGVLTGDVKDVLLLDVTPLSLGIETMGGVFTKLIDANTTIPTKKSETFSTAADNQPSVEIHVLQGERQMASGNKTIGRFHLDGIPPSPRGVPQIEVTFDIDANGIIHVVATDKATGKKQDIRIEASSGLSDEDIQKMKADAEAHADEDAKAKEKADKLNQADSTVFQTEKMLKESGDKLSDDQKKPIEDALAELKAAHSAQDLDAIDASLEKLQKASEALYQAAAQAQQEGGAQQPGPDAGAGAGAGAQQEGGADDVQDVDFEEVK
- the radC gene encoding DNA repair protein RadC, whose translation is MSNYRNNSSIKNWAEDDRPREKFILKGRSVLSDAELLAIQLGSGSRYESALDLAKRILASVSGSYTKLARLSVEELVNFNGVGEAKAINILSALEIGRRRKFSADEDSLIISSSKKIFDLFSYQLRDVEHEEFWCLFLSNSNKILRKENISKGGLTSTVVDVRLILKRAVLLSATSMILVHNHPSGSIKPSQADISLTKKIKEASDILDISLLDHLIMGDDKYFSFADENML
- a CDS encoding efflux RND transporter periplasmic adaptor subunit, encoding METIILLTYSGIVWLIFKVFKVSVNKWTVTTAILGGFAMLGSMVVMMNYNHPYTSNARVYFVTTPIISNVTSQVTDVKVKEQSYVKKGDTLYTLDSTVFATKVKDLKARLSLANTRLQQSKRLLRAKAGSAYDVDLYSAEIRQLNAQLEEALWKVSQCVIKAPTDGLVSQIRVRPGMRSVEFPLRPLMSFAHNERFVVGAFPQNPAQRLKIGDEAEVIFDAIPGRVFTGEVVRIGEVISQGELQAFGTLNNFDTQAIHIQGSIPYVIELTDDTSEYFIPGGAKAQMAIYSEYMEPVKIMRKVLLRTKSWLNYLFGEH
- a CDS encoding DUF3302 domain-containing protein, with protein sequence MDVLNGFALGILIFLFIGGVYLIIYIHDIPYNIAKKRKHPHLEAIHMAGWISLIFMHAIWPLLWIWAYLFTPDANDYSDSDEDADIEEIKDKRGEIEELTQEVAILKKEMKSLAAQIKSTDK
- a CDS encoding TolC family protein; its protein translation is MKKYIIKLFVGLALISLSNCVMYKDPPATQDLAEESLPTDFEIPTEWTAVKKDTTDVKEDWYKVFNDTILNSLINEALDTVNPSIRYQLANIDIKSANVDIAKAGRSLFIDYNVAYTGSTVVNGDSQYNVGLYAPIRWEADLWGRIKAGVLAANEAVIAQIKNYSYTRQSIAGNICNLYFDISTTKKAIKVGNDYIKLNHNLVEILKVKQDVGISDIKDVYLAEAQYNSIKSIIEELKNSLQIQTRELEAILGRYPEGNLDINWLSNDLIPIKSISDPISLIRRRPDILMNESQVRSAFYMTEQAKLAKYPNLVLTATPGISSASTLVLGTGASLLGPILNGGLIEANIRKATATQKASVSLYGLSIINALKEVESSMDSEYILFERRKYTEKYVEESRNAYDVVVTQFEEGKIDIINTLYLQSRLLVAEFDLIKNTQDIYKQRVKLYLALGGDITEY
- a CDS encoding polysaccharide deacetylase family protein, giving the protein MLLIYTHKITPRIRYIFKQIFQGFLDVEVGFTSGVDEFIAHKGAKISYSRKPLGNELFFQSHKILFDQGLNDMDIVVTKWDDVPIFFQVGEKSAMPFDIFGASFYLLTRFEEYLPHIRDNHNRFSSVESVAYKNGFIKTPVVDIWVNRLYEILAERFDLKEGNTKKFRFESTIDVGQAYKYKMKGLIRGVSSTLADLSLLRFTKLYDRALSVANLRKDPFDSFSFLIRLQKKYKMRMRYFFLLANYTRYDRNISYHRADFRSLIKSVGDRAYIGFHPSYYSNIEPKKFKIEKERLEDIINYKANGSRQHYIKLQLPETYRNLLDNEINNDYSMGFADNIGFRASTSESFYFYDLDLELQTPLKVHPYAVSDYAMKNELKLSKEEAINEISRIIAFAKITNGKFVSLFHNDSLGRDEEWEGWRNVYSEMVKLAMSDN
- a CDS encoding ATP-binding protein, whose translation is MKELSLHILDIAMNSIRADADILEITIDENTDKDLLSIKITDNGCGMDSEMLKTVTDPFISSRTTRKVGLGISLFKANAENCNGSFSIESKLNLGTVVKAQFQLSHIDRPVLGNIASVISMLFSSHPDINIYFGYKKENKYYSIKTQEIKDELNGISIQNPEVKFLIEEIIESELNNMDIKS